One Salvia splendens isolate huo1 chromosome 1, SspV2, whole genome shotgun sequence genomic window, ttgattactccccttgatcaactcccccggtTTCTGGCCTtgttcgcctattgtacttgcttgatcagtttggccttgttgccttggtcaagcggcattcctgcacaattaacacttgcttttgcgcgataaaccgatcaagtagcgtactttTTAttcctaaaccgatgcatgaaataggccttatcaataATATCATTATAGAGAATACAATACACAATCTAAAAATTTGTATCACTGAAATGACACTTATGATTAATGAAATTGGCATTTATAAAAGATTCGGTAGTGTTTGTTGGCATTCTTTTACCATGACTTTTTGTGTGTCTAATATCATTCATTATAAATAAACGTAATCTCGATGAGTCGAGAATTAGATTGTGTAATGACCTTCCTTGGGTCGATAATTACACTAATTATATCACCAAGATAGAAACCGAGACAATGTTAATACACAAATAATAATAACTGAAAAAAGTAGTACTCAAAAAGTATCAAAGAGTGACTCTTcatcaaatttttttatcaGCTTGATTAGATAAATTGTCTTAAACGAATACATAAATCTTGGAAATTTGGAGTCATTGACTTCAGATATCCATATTTTGGAGTACATAGTAACTGTGAATTCATGATCCATAATAGGAGTATGTACTCGATTTTTTCTTACAAatatttggcaaaaagtaacaaTGTGGTCACGAAACCTATTTTGTAAATAGCGAGAAAACATGCCTTGAATTCTAGTGCACTGCATGGACAAATAAACAATTACTGgttataaataaataactaaCAAAACATAATAAGGTAAGAAACGACACTCATCACATCCCGTCATGGAAAATACATTCCAAGGAGATTACACTGGATTTGTCTCCACGTTTAATGAATTCATAAACACGCACACACTGAACTCGAATAGCTGACGAAGTATTGCTAGGTTGTACGATCGTTAAGGAATGTGAATTCCATGGTTtcactaaaatcatttttttagaaaattcgAGATGTAATGAGGGAAGACAATGCGAAAGTAAATTATAATCTTCCACTCGCTACATATTTATAGAGTAGATGAACAAATAATCAAGAACGGCCgttactttttttaatattgtaatTAATTGATTCACCAAGTGGCCGCCatatttatgttggatgaatAATAGAGTAATCATCattataaattcaaatataataGTGTAATTAGTTCTTTCATTTGAATATAGCGGTTTCGATTCGTTTGGAGTAAGTTTCATTGAATTcagaataaattttattagcGGTTACTTAATATTCAAATGATGAATATAATAGCGGGTACTTAATATTATGTAAATGTTGCATATAGTTATGGATAACGGTTATTCATATGCAAATGTTAAATACAGTTATGGATAACAAATATTCAATTTCATAccctatatttataaatatttaaatttaaattcaaaagtcataaatattcaaaataagaCCAAAACTcgtcttttatatatgtatagttttatagggagatgatcaaagcATAACTAATATTAACCCCCTGTTCGGTTATGCACAATTAGAGGACTGTGCAATTTGAACTATTTTAATGTAATTTGACTATTTGACCTCAAATAAGCCGGCATAACTAATGCAATTGGACTATTTTAATTAGACTATTCATCTAGCCTTACCCCCTCCAACTAAATCAATCCTAGATAAAGCCCATTCTAGCCTTACCCCCTCCAACTAAATCAATCCTAGATAAAGCTCATTCTATCAAAAAAGCTCATCTCTGTTGTATCCTATATTGTTATCCACCATTATTTTATATGGTTAACCGAACGGGCactaagtgtataactagagaacaaatctcagccacacattatcttaatccaatgactaaaataagtaaatatttttagttaataaaaattgcataggGGTATTTTAGGACATTGTTCTCATATTTTCACATACACACACCATTCAcgctcacacacaaacacacactctctcctTCTCCCACGAAGGAGGTGGTGGAGCAGCTTGCACCTCCTCTCCTCGTCGATTGTTTGCTTCGTTTCTTCTTCGTAACGATTTTTTAAGTGTCGTTTTCAGAGTTGTGTTATGGCCGTATTCCagctaattttaatttattagtttgcTGATTTTTTTTGAAGATTGGACCTTTTCAAATCGATTAACAAATTCTAGTTTTCCTACCTTCTTCGAATTTTCTCTGAGTGTCGATCAAGCAAACAAACTCTTGTCGCGATGTGCGGCGAAAAAAACGACGGCAATTTAGTTTCTAGATCGAATCACGTTTCAGCTGAAAAGAAGGGCAAAAAATTGACGCTCTTTGAAGATCTTCTTCAGGATTCAGACGCTGTAAATTCGAATAGTGATGTATTCAACGGCAATTCTTGCCCCTCCGACTGCGAGAGCGCGTTTCGGGCGGCGAAAACAAGATCGGAAATTCAGTCAGAAATGGCGGTGGGGAGGAGATTTATGGGATAATTACGAAATTCTAACCAATGATGTTGTTGCACCCACCCCAGATTTGTCTTCTTGTTCAATAGAGAGCCCGAGTGCAGCCCGCAGGTGTTTCAGGTCAATGGGAATGTTAAGCAGCCCGCGGGTgtttcagtgaagtatattgtgcattaccgtgatgtatattgtgcattacagtGAAGTGTATTGAGCATGCCTTGACATAGAGTATATTGAGcgtatagtgatgtatattgtgcattgATGCAtatttctgcatgcttatagtgaattgttttcattttagggaagtatattgagcaattagtgaactacaatatgcttacagtgaagtgtattgagcatgccttgacatgaagtatattgagcatataatGATGTGTATTGTGCATTACAGTGATGTATATTTCTGCATGTCTATAgtgaattgtttttcattttagggaagtatattgagcaattAGTGAACTACAATATGCTTATAGTGAAGTGTATTGAGCATGCATTGACATAGAGTATATTGAGCGTATAGTGGTGTATATTGTGCATTGATGCAtatttctgcatgcttatagtgaattgttttcattttagggaagtatattgagcaattagtgaactacaatatgcttacagtgaagtgtattgagcatgccttgacatgcagtatattgagcatatagtgatgtgtattgtgcattacagtgatgtatatttctgcatgtctatagtgaattgtttttcattttagggaagtatattgagcaattAGTGAACTACAATATGCTTACAGTGAAGTGTATTGAGCATGCCTTGACATAGAGTATATTGAAcgtatagtgatgtatattgtgcattacagtgatgcatatttctgcatgcttatagtgaattgtttttcattttagggaagtatattgagcaattAGTGAACTACAATATGTTTACAGTGAAGTGTATTGAGCATGCCTTGACATGGAGTATATTGAGcgtatagtgatgtatattgtgcattacagtgatgtatatttctgcatgcttatagtgaattgtttttcattttagggaagTATATTGACCAATTAGTGAACTACAATATGCTTACGGTGAAGTGTATTGAGCATGCCTTGACATGGactatattgagcatatagtgatgtatattgtgcattacagtGATGTATATTTCTACATGCTTATAGcgaattgtttttcattttagggaagtatattgttcatatagtgaagtatattctgcATGCCTTATAGTGATTTTAATatgttatttattatatatatttgttatgGATATTCGTCTCTAAATAGAATAATGGATATTCatttctaaaattataaactttgatCAAATTTGTGTTTTTCACTGATTCTAAAATTCGTAGTTACTGTGCAATCaagagaaataaattttaaaatatttttaaatataaaaagaaaataagagagaaaaaatagtggaatatcTACCTGTTTCCCAAATAATTAAGGTACCGTCATTTTCGGTGAGAGGAGGAAAATATGTTGTAATTAAGTTAACTAAGTTTTGAAGATGAATTATATCCACAGAAGATAAGTTGCAACTTGATAGAACCACAGCCGCAGAATTCAATAAACAAAAGCAATAACAATGAATCAACGACCAAAAATTGCCGGAAATGGGCATCTCAACGCAGCGGTTGGGGTGCGCAGCCAATTTTCCTCCGCCACCGACCTTCTCCCGCGCAGCTGGGAAGCACAAATCCAATAGCTTAGCCTTAGCTCCGTTGAGAAGAGCCGCCGATAAGGTGAAGCCATTGAAGTGGGCGGTTAGGGTCGCCGAACAACAACTCCCGCCAAAAtctgatgttaataaaatagatcactataacaaaaaatcaaagatacatcactctaaccgtggaacacatcactataaccatgtttttacttcactgatgttaacaatatagatcactataacaaaaaatcaaagaaacatcactctaaccctgaaacacatcactataaccatatttttacttcacttatgttaacaaaatagatcactataagaaaccTCACtttaaccgtggaacacatcactataaccatgtttttacttcactgatgttaacaaaatagatcactataacaaaaaattaaagaaacatcactataaccctgaaacacatcactataactatgtttttacttcactgatgttaataaaatagatcactataacaaaaaatcaaagaaacctcactctaaccctggaacacatcactctaaccatgtttttacttcactgatgttaacaaaatagatcaccataacaaaatatcacagaaacatcacccGTTTCCATTAGTTTGTCAAAAATCTTTCCGTCCAGATCCTGCTCAAATCTCAATTGCCCGTTTTTGCCGCAATCCAGAAGCAACAAAGGCACGAATTCTACGAATTCTGGCGATTAGAGGCTACTTTTAATTCAGCGGCGGAACCCATTAGAATAGATATGCAATGTGAAGTTGGGTTGTTGATGCGAACACGTCACACCCACAAGAAAATCAGaattcatgcttgtttgtttaATTGCTAGCATTTATTTTGGACCAAATCGATCAGAGTCCAAATCCGATGAGTACTGCCGCAATCTCTGTCGTGGGTCTGGCCAGTTGGGGCCAGAGGACAGGCCGACGACGTCCGCCGCGAGCGGCTTTGGTGGAGGCGGCGAAGCCCCGATCACTTAGAGGCGGCGGTGAAGAGGAGGGCTGAAGAAAAATTCTCTAAATGAGAGAGATTCATGTTTTATCCAGCTTTGTTTGTTAAATGACTATTTTACCCCGCCTACTTATATTGTGAAGTAATTTTCTGGATCAGTTTTGAAATCCTAAGCTGATTTTTCAACCCTtgatttcttaatcttgtggttgaaaTTTATTGTCTAGTTATATACTTAAGGAGTACTTGCCCTATATCCCTACTctagttttatatatatatagatagtaTAGACTTTATAAGAATACTTTATTTCAAATAATTGTGTTGCGTGAGGATGGCCAATTGGATAAGAAGGAAGTTTAAAAAACATAGCTGGTTGTAGAGAAAAATTAAAAGCGGCTGATAATTGACGCGCATTCATCTCTaattttattcttcttaattgTTAGGAGTTAGGACCACCTCACGCGGTTTACATATATCTCCCTCCTTTTAGTTTACCCTACCTTTTTTGGGGTATTAAACATATTTTCGTCTTCCATAATAttttaggagtaaaaaaaaatttcctttAAATAGATGGGCAATCGATAGTTAAAgcatcaaaatcaaatatccCAAAGTAATATTCAGACGTcaatcaatttaatttaattttgtttatatctGAAAGTGAGAATAAAAAGTAAGATTTGATGCCTAATTTATTCTCACAAAAAAGTACTTCCTCCACTcataataggagtcacatttggcGTGGCCGCgtgggcacgaattttaagaaatgtaaagaatagtggattagaaaagttagtgaaatatgtggTCCAATTTTTTAGAATATTAGTTTCATAATAGAATGTTAatgaagtgagttagtagaatatgagacctacttaccatttatgataaaagtgaaatatgacttaTGGGATAGattgaaatgacaaaatgtggcATTTAGGGTATCCACAATAGTTAAGGCCATGACCAAGCCTAAGCCACAAAAACTTGGCCAAGGCCAAGAAATTTGGCTAGATCACAAAAAAACTTGTCCACCCTAATAGTGGACAAGCTCAAgccacaaattaattaattttttgcattttttgtatattttaatttaaattgaaaagaGTAGAGATTGGATTGAGGtaaaaaaatggagaaaaaaagggtatatttataaaaaaaattagaaaataaaaataaaaattcgagGCAGAGCCGCGGCTCTCGGCCGCCACAATAGGGCGCCTCGGCCAGGTCGTCTCCGTGGCGCGCCCATGCCCCCCCCCTCCCTTTCCTCAGCAATAGGGAGCCACGACCCAGCCACCCCCTGTCCGGGAGCCGCGACTCCTctattgtggatactcttatTGTGAGATAGAAGGAGTAATGTTTGATGCGTATGAGGaatgtatttaatttaatttaatttaatttaatttaatttaatttaatttaatttaatttatttaggaACCTGTAGTGGAAGACTGGCAGTCCTATAACAGAATTCAAGCAAAAGAAGGTAGATTAGATTTGCCGAAAGTACATTTTCAACTCGTTTTCACCCTCAAGTAGTGTTAGCTCTCTAACAGAATTCAAGCAAAAGAAGAAAAGTCACAAATTAGAAGTAAAGATAAGGGAGGAGCAAACTAATTATTTAATGCATGGCCTCAAAAAAccttttttattctttaattttagTACATTTCGAatgttatatttaaaatatcattATATATACAACATAAGAtggtaaaaaataaaagaatggaccttgaaataaaattaaaaagaaaagtgaattaCATAAATATATCCATACAATGATATTTACATATTTCCGGTAACTGATAAAAATTAATATCATCAGACCTATTTAGACAAAGACATAATtacattttagttttttttttaaataatttttggattatttaatatatttacattatttatttatctttcaactTACTCTACAATGCATCTCCTCTCtattttctctatatttttttaattttgatttttctcaTTTATCTCTCATCGTTAATTCAATGcatccattttattttaatattctttttcttatcaTTATTATATCAACAAAACTATCTTATTTTACAAAATGTTATATACATTGTTATATATAGATAATCATGTAGTGCTATATTATATCTATCTATTTACGTATAAATGTTGTTTTATATAGATAATCATgtaatcaaatttaaaaaagagagaaaagaaaaaagagagaaaaatcaaaaataaaataagacgAATGTAAATCTACTTAGAACAAAAAagagaatagtaatttaaatgcAATTATATATTTGTTCAAGAAatctctaagagcatccgcaatggcgaaTTTCTcggcgggacgtccgccattaggcgtggGAGGGACGGATGCGGatgtccgctgcggacaccgcagATCTGCGGCTTTCCGgtgatgtccgccattgtggtgccacgacggacgtccggatttttaatttttttagctatgtatttttaaaaaataattatgtatgttttttactatttaaataaaatcgttGCATTTTCCCcatatttgtgtcgaaattttaattccgtaaattgcatatttgtgaatttttattattgtggatgtccgtcgggatgtccttggagATGTcagtcattgtgcagtgggatgtccttatgacatgACAGTGCAGTGGAAGGTCCTTATAAGtgacagaaggtgtttttgggaagtccgtcgggacatccgcaccactatGGATGCTCTTcataatacatatttttattaagtAATATGCAAATACTGAAATACCATTTCATAAACACCTGTAAATCACTATAAGAGAATATTCAATTAATGTAGTGGACCCCTTACCCCTAACTAAACCagtaattaattatgaatggCATAGTTGTAATATTCATGAAAATTAGCCCCTCATCCCCATACATATACAATTTTCAATCACCAATTTTACCACTAGCATTAGCTGTTCAACATTTTTTCCTCTCATTCTTCCTTTCCCAAATCAGAAGATTCTAGAGAGAGAAGCACAGATTTGGAGTAATTAAGAAGACGAGCTTAGGTTTGCAATGGCAGGCACTTGGAAATTGCTGTTGGCGCTGTGCTTAATCGCACTCCCCCTGGCAATTGCCGGCGGTGGCGCGGCGGCGACGGGATGGGTGATGCCAGCGGTGAGATCGGGGTGCAGGGGAACGGTGGCGGAGTGTCTGGTAAACGAGGAGGATGAATTCGAGCTGGATTCGGAATCGAGCAGGCGCATCCTCCTAGGTGCGAGGCGCTTCATCAGCTACGATGCGCTGCGGAGGAACAGTATCCCGTGCTCGCGGCGCGGCGCGTCGTACTACAACTGCCGCCCTGGCGCTCAGGCCAATCCCTACACTCGCGGCTGCAGCGCCATCACTCGTTGCAGGAGCTGAACGATTTCCGCAACCTCTCGTAATTTTTCCTTGGGAAAGTactacaaaattttaatatattatttcttttaatttttcctTGGGAGGATGTTTGGTATActaaaatgaatgaataaatGAATATACACTGTTTGTGTTGCTCTCTACATATACAGTTATTCTTAAAATTCTTTTATTTGTGAGTAATAATctattctctcttttctctcaatCTGCTTCCTGGGATTTGTTCATTTTCAGGTAAGTATAGAATTTTATACTACCAAAGAACACTATGAAATGTAACTTGTCAATGAATCTATAACCTTTCAAAGATAATGGATGATGGCAGTGGATCCCCTGTGGTGGAAACAGGGGCAGCTGTGCGCCAAAATACAACGGCGTTCTGTATCAATTTCTACAAACCTTCACTTTCAATTAAAGGTTATATGGTAGCTTAGTTTAGAGTATACGATTCAGTTCACATAGGatatcaagtttaattaattaactctaataatactatgATACTTCAAGATTACAGTGTCGtaagtagtatttcaagtgtcgatccacataGAGGTGAAAGATTGTTTACACTTAAAAGCAAATAAAAACATACAGagatttgattttttgttttcaaaGATAATCACAAAGTAAAGTAAAATATTAACCAAAGAAAGACTTTTCAAACGGAAAaatatgtcactccaagttgctcaccaGACTTGTATTGCTACACCTCTAACAATGAAACATATGAAGGGATTAAAACATCTAACCTAATCACATATACTGAACATGTATACGATGAACAATTCACAATTAGCTGAACACATAATCTATGAACCAATCTTCAACGACTGCAaactcctgcggaagcgcgggagAAATATTCATCTATTATGATCACCTACTCAATCCACTTTCAAATTCTCCTCTGAGCAAATCAAATTCAATAGCAcaccaacaatcaatcattcccAGACTATGTTAAAGAGATAAAAGCAAAGGAAATAACAACACTACATTATTAACCAAAAACATAGTGCATAAACATCAAGCACATTGTTGATGAAAAAacacatggattcaatggtgtagaaaacatccatacaagcctagattacaacttggagcaacattgAGGGTTCAGCATAAACACATGGttaattttacaataaaaaCCATGGGAAGcatgctctcgttgagtggaatgGAGATTTGCAAATGGTTCGTCGatgacaaacacggattttgcatgtttttaaggactagatttgactcatttcaaatgtcaatcatgcaaattatgttcttaaattgcatatgttatacatgttggtattttgacgtgtttgttgagaaaggatagaaaaagacataaaaaaataaaaacttattTAATAATTTGTTGTAGTGATTTTActtatataatactccattcttctcaattaaattgagttgtattttatttttgggatgtcccaactaaattgggacggaggaagtaataaatTGTTCGATAATAttaattttgctatttttttctcatttaaaTATGACTCCATTTtaactagtagtactattattataaactaatgtcaatatcaataaattattatttgaaataACAATTAGAGCTTATTGActaaaaatttatcaaatttgtaagactatttttttatttaaatttaggAATAATTATTAGCCAATTCCATAATGTTGAAACTCAAATATAACATTTCAATTTTCTCAATTATCTCATGTTAGTTAAAATTGAAACTAATATGGCAAAATCAAAAAATATGATATGATaacgaaatcacgtcatttttgatacattgacatattttaattaacaCTCTAAATATAATGACAATTTTTTTCCTCCGTCCCTCATTAATTTACACCAATTTCCTTTTTCGACATCTCCAATTTATTgacattctttttttttactactCCACTTACCTCACGTTCTACTAACTCaaccactcatattttattataaatttaatatataaaaataagacctACATTCAAATTATTGTCTTATCATATTTGATTTTGTCACATTATATTAATTTGTCATAATATTAATAGTTAAATAATATtcctataattttttaattgacCCTGATGCAACttaattgaaaaaattgaaattttaattagtaaaataacaTTCCACAAATTATTATATGATAGAAAAACAATATTTAGCAAATTATTAAAGAATTGTTTCATTTCATGACCAGGCGGCAGTTGTGGACGGTGGAATATTTGAATACGTACTTAGTTGTTTCAATATAAAACACTTAACTATCGAAATGGATCCATTAGTGCACAGCAGGGAATATGTCATTTGCTAtgcatataattaaataaaagaaaaggaacaAAAAAGATAAAAGGAAGCATACCTGCGTTTCATTAACAAAGCATTGTGTTTTGAAGCACAATGCCATGCACAGCGGGGGATCCTTCCCCTTAATTATGGAAGTAAAATTTGTAGAAGTTGATACAAAACGCATTCGTATTTTGGCACAGCTGCCCTTGCTGTGTTTCCACCACAACGGGGGATCCACTCCCAAGATAATGTTGATCAATTATGCAGAAATTTTGCTATGATGTTTTATGTATATCAATCTTTATCACACGTGGATCATCCAAAAATGGAAAGAATGACGTCAAACTCCATTGTTAGACCATTCAAGAGAGTCCTTCCAAAAATTCCTCCTGCTATATGAGCCAATCTCACAACCCTCCCACAACCTTCTAACAGTTCTCctgtttaattcattttaattattgtcAAATATTCCTTCTGTCCATTAAAGAtgacccatttttctttttagtttgtcccaaccaatgatgatccattactaaaaatgtaaACACATTTatcattactttattctctcgctcttactttactctctccacttcacCTACAAAATAAAGCTGCATAAATTCGCATGCCGCCCAAGGAAGatgtcatcttccttgggacgaagggagtctTACATctgtctcacaataagagtcacatttaatgtcatcatgaattttaagaaatatagaaaaagtgagttgaataagttggtggactatgtatctcacttatatatagtggagtattagtttttataataaaatgtgagtgaaataagttgattgaatgtgaggcctacttactgtttatagtaaaagtgaaatgtgacacttattgtgggacgaatcaaaatgataaaatgttactcttattatgggacaggGTAGTATTTAAACGACAAAAACGTAATTAACTGGACAAAAAAAACCATGGAAAACACTTGAACACACTCAAACATATTTTACACACTCAAACATATTTTACTCACAAAGTGGAATTTCTTTTCCATTGAGTTGACATTGATGGTGTTTTTGTAACACTACTTTAATACTTATTCGAAAATGCTAGATCGAGGAAAATGATAAACAGAATTATGGCTTTACACTAATTTACTACTAATACGATAATCTTCGTTGTAttagaattttgaaaaaaaatatacaacGATAAACAAACtttcaaataaaatacaaatggtATCAACAGTTACGTGTAACCCTAAGTGCCCATATTTCTTCGATGATATCGTGCTGGAATCGAATATATGGTTGTTCCTGGCGCATACTAACAAATGCTTGGAGCCTCTCAGCATCGCCATGCGATACACCCATCTGTACGGGGCTAGTGGCTTGATCCAACAGTATCTTCATTAACCTCATTGGTGAGTTTTTTACCTTCATTTATCGACTATCATGCTATGCATGaggatacatgcatacatgacatcAGCGATGCAATCTTCCTAGAACATTTGTGTCTGGCCCTTCACCATTGTCCATCGCTCTCAAAGCACACCAAATGTAGAGAAGACTCTTATCTACGTTATTCtcgattttactttactattaatccattctaactatttattaagattttttcaaaatgagtgtaAAAAATGAAGTGACTCaacttttatgggacagagggagtaataaataaaatagtgaaTTATAAAAATGGgcctatgggtttatctcgcccatagtccttggactttaaaaatatcgttaGTAGTCCCTGGAATAAGAgtttatttcaaaattggtCCTTTTGCACTGTTTTCTTCTGAAAATGCCCATTTCAATTGCTGAGCAATTTCATCTTTTCACATTTTAACTGtttcaatatgatattatttcaatgatgtatcaaatctgatattattttaaaattatcttcttcttccctttttttcatacttcattttgtttcattatttaaatattaataaattattttaattaaaattaataatttataactTTGATTTTCAGCCCTTCTTACAATTGAATGTATAACTTTGATTTTCAACGTTTCAGTTATTTGATAGTACTTTCGAAAAGTACCactttatttttctaaattttttctAGCCCTTAGAATATTTTACATAGTTTAGTAATGAAAGTTGattgttgttttatttattcGTATTTCTTAACTACTGATcctatttatttatgattagAAAAAACACCA contains:
- the LOC121800248 gene encoding rapid alkalinization factor-like; translated protein: MAGTWKLLLALCLIALPLAIAGGGAAATGWVMPAVRSGCRGTVAECLVNEEDEFELDSESSRRILLGARRFISYDALRRNSIPCSRRGASYYNCRPGAQANPYTRGCSAITRCRS